One Conger conger chromosome 18, fConCon1.1, whole genome shotgun sequence DNA window includes the following coding sequences:
- the abcb10 gene encoding ATP-binding cassette sub-family B member 10, mitochondrial isoform X1: protein MSSRVVAGLCVHYPNLGNITMKRVPLGLQRKMCIGSTQQNLKPLHCTAQRLHLLEYHAFGGPRKGQLVNGKRFRLLRAPVARPPLSHNCSGASSALSFCKCRVLALPQYLWTSSGNRLNTQCSYSTSAGPDQAAQPGEDTKKNPTADPNNKLTRIPSEDVKRLLQLAYPERWRLTVAVGCLVLSSGVTMSAPFFLGRVIDTIYMNTAADFTSSLTSLCTMLCGVFLCGAAANSARVYLMQSSGQQIVRNLRESLFSSILRQEVGFFDKTRTGELINRLSADTALIGRSLTDNLSDGLRAVAQATAGIGMMFYVSPSLAAFVLMIVPPIAGLAVVYGRYLRSISRRMQDSLAESTQLAEERISNLRTVRAFGKELSEVEKYVEKVNHVLVLARKEAVLRAGFFGATGLSGNLIVLAVLYKGGLLMGSEHMTVGELSSFLMYAFWVGVSISGMSSFYSELMKGFGAGTRLWELLDRKPEFPLNEGIELRPGQLKGELEFRNVSFAYPTRKDAPILQDLSLHIPAGSVLAVVGPSGSGKSTLVSLLLRLYDPDTGFITIDGHDVRELNPYWLRSHIGTVSQEPVLFSCSVAENIAYGAMDPSQVTVQDVHRAAHMANAYNFVQDFPQGFHTLVGEKGILLSGGQKQRIAIARALLKNPKILLLDEATSALDAENEFLVQEALERLMQGRTVLIIAHRLSTIQNADAVAVLDQRRVVECGRHAELLGNRHGLFRKLMEKQAFLQADRKQVLCE from the exons ATGAGCTCACGGGTTGTTGCAGGGTTATGTGTACATTACCCCAATCTTGGTAATATAACTATGAAAAGAGTGCCATTGGGCTTACAGAGGAAAATGTGTATTGGATCGACTCAACAGAACCTCAAGCCCCTTCACTGCACAGCACAGCGTTTACATTTGTTGGAATACCATGCCTTCGGAGGACCACGAAAGGGACAGCTCGTAAATGGGAAAAGATTCCGTTTACTGAGGGCACCTGTTGCACGTCCTCCGCTTAGTCATAATTGTTCAGGGGCTTCGTCCGCTCTCTCATTCTGCAAATGTAGGGTTTTGGCTCTGCCTCAATATTTGTGGACTAGCTCCGGGAACCGGctaaacacacagtgcagttataGCACATCGGCCGGTCCGGACCAAGCGGCACAGCCTGGAGAGGACACCAAAAAGAATCCAACAGCTGACCCAAATAATAAATTAACCCGGATACCATCCGAAGACGTCAAAAGGCTTTTACAGCTGGCTTACCCGGAGCGCTGGCGACTAACAG TGGCTGTGGGGTGCCTGGTGCTGTCGAGTGGGGTCACCATGTCGGCTCCCTTCTTCCTGGGCCGAGTGATTGACACCATCTACATGAACACTGCCGCAGACTTCACCTCATCCCTCACCTCCTTGTGCACTATGCTGTGCGGGGTTTTCCTCTGTGGTGCTGCCGCCAACTCCGCACGGGTCTACCTCATGCAGAGCTCAG GGCAACAGATTGTGAGAAACTTACGCGAATCccttttttcctcaattttgaGGCAGGAGGTGGGTTTCTTCGACAAGACGCGCACCGGCGAGCTCATTAACCGCTTGTCTGCGGACACGGCGCTTATCGGGCGCTCGCTCACGGACAACCTTTCTGACGGCCTCCGTGCCGTCGCCCAGGCAACGGCTGGAATCGGAATGATG TTTTACGTGTCCCCGAGTCTAGCTGCATTTGTGCTGATGATCGTGCCTCCCATAGCTGGCCTGGCTGTGGTCTACGGACGATACCTGCGCTCCATATCCAGGAGGATGCAGGACTCCCTGGCAGAGTCCACACAG TTGGCAGAGGAGCGGATCAGCAATCTGAGGACGGTGCGTGCGTTTGGAAAGGAGCTGTCGGAGGTGGAGAAGTACGTGGAGAAAGTGAACCACGTCCTCGTGCTGGCCAGGAAAGAGGCAGTGCTTCGGGCGGGGTTCTTCGGAGCG ACGGGGTTGAGCGGAAACCTGATCGTCCTGGCGGTGTTGTATAAGGGCGGGCTCCTAATGGGCAGTGAGCACATGACTGTGGGAGAGCTCTCCTCCTTCCTCATGTACGCCTTCTGGGTGGGAGTCAGCATCTCAG GAATGAGCTCGTTTTACTCGGAGCTGATGAAAGGGTTTGGAGCAGGGACGCGACTGTGGGAGCTGCTGGACCGGAAGCCGGAGTTTCCCTTAAACG AGGGCATTGAGCTTCGGCCGGGCCAGCTGAAGGGTGAGCTGGAGTTTCGGAATGTGTCCTTCGCCTACCCGACCCGCAAGGACGCGCCCATCCTTCAGGACCTGAGCCTGCACATTCCGGCAGGATCCGTGCTGGCGGTGGTGGGGCCCAGCGGGTCCGGAAAGTCCACCCTGGTGTCCCTGCTGCTCCGGCTGTACGACCCAGATACAG GCTTCATCACCATCGACGGCCATGACGTGCGTGAGCTGAACCCGTACTGGTTGCGAAGTCACATCGGCACAGTCAGTCAG GAGCCTGTACTGTTCTCCTGCTCCGTGGCGGAGAACATCGCGTACGGAGCTATGGACCCCAGTCAGGTGACCGTGCAGGACGTTCATCGGGCGGCACACATGGCCAATGCCTACAACTTCGTCCAGGACTTCCCCCAGGGCTTCCACACACTGGTGGGGGAGAAGGGGATACTGCTGTCAG GTGGTCAGAAGCAGAGAATTGCCATCGCCCGTGCACTACTGAAG AATCCCAAGATCCTCCTGTTGGATGAGGCCACGAG cGCTCTGGATGCAGAGAACGAGTTCCTGGTCCAGGAGGCCCTGGAGAGGCTGATGCAGGGGCGGACGGTGCTGATCATCGCCCACCGCCTCTCCACCATCCAGAACGCCGACGCGGTGGCGGTGCTGGACCAGCGGCGGGTGGTGGAGTGCGGCCGGCACGCCGAGCTGCTGGGGAACCGCCACGGACTGTTCCGGAAGCTCATGGAGAAGCAGGCCTTCCTGCAGGCCGACCGCAAGCAGGTCCTGTGCGAGTAG
- the abcb10 gene encoding ATP-binding cassette sub-family B member 10, mitochondrial isoform X2, which produces MMFYVSPSLAAFVLMIVPPIAGLAVVYGRYLRSISRRMQDSLAESTQLAEERISNLRTVRAFGKELSEVEKYVEKVNHVLVLARKEAVLRAGFFGATGLSGNLIVLAVLYKGGLLMGSEHMTVGELSSFLMYAFWVGVSISGMSSFYSELMKGFGAGTRLWELLDRKPEFPLNEGIELRPGQLKGELEFRNVSFAYPTRKDAPILQDLSLHIPAGSVLAVVGPSGSGKSTLVSLLLRLYDPDTGFITIDGHDVRELNPYWLRSHIGTVSQEPVLFSCSVAENIAYGAMDPSQVTVQDVHRAAHMANAYNFVQDFPQGFHTLVGEKGILLSGGQKQRIAIARALLKNPKILLLDEATSALDAENEFLVQEALERLMQGRTVLIIAHRLSTIQNADAVAVLDQRRVVECGRHAELLGNRHGLFRKLMEKQAFLQADRKQVLCE; this is translated from the exons ATGATG TTTTACGTGTCCCCGAGTCTAGCTGCATTTGTGCTGATGATCGTGCCTCCCATAGCTGGCCTGGCTGTGGTCTACGGACGATACCTGCGCTCCATATCCAGGAGGATGCAGGACTCCCTGGCAGAGTCCACACAG TTGGCAGAGGAGCGGATCAGCAATCTGAGGACGGTGCGTGCGTTTGGAAAGGAGCTGTCGGAGGTGGAGAAGTACGTGGAGAAAGTGAACCACGTCCTCGTGCTGGCCAGGAAAGAGGCAGTGCTTCGGGCGGGGTTCTTCGGAGCG ACGGGGTTGAGCGGAAACCTGATCGTCCTGGCGGTGTTGTATAAGGGCGGGCTCCTAATGGGCAGTGAGCACATGACTGTGGGAGAGCTCTCCTCCTTCCTCATGTACGCCTTCTGGGTGGGAGTCAGCATCTCAG GAATGAGCTCGTTTTACTCGGAGCTGATGAAAGGGTTTGGAGCAGGGACGCGACTGTGGGAGCTGCTGGACCGGAAGCCGGAGTTTCCCTTAAACG AGGGCATTGAGCTTCGGCCGGGCCAGCTGAAGGGTGAGCTGGAGTTTCGGAATGTGTCCTTCGCCTACCCGACCCGCAAGGACGCGCCCATCCTTCAGGACCTGAGCCTGCACATTCCGGCAGGATCCGTGCTGGCGGTGGTGGGGCCCAGCGGGTCCGGAAAGTCCACCCTGGTGTCCCTGCTGCTCCGGCTGTACGACCCAGATACAG GCTTCATCACCATCGACGGCCATGACGTGCGTGAGCTGAACCCGTACTGGTTGCGAAGTCACATCGGCACAGTCAGTCAG GAGCCTGTACTGTTCTCCTGCTCCGTGGCGGAGAACATCGCGTACGGAGCTATGGACCCCAGTCAGGTGACCGTGCAGGACGTTCATCGGGCGGCACACATGGCCAATGCCTACAACTTCGTCCAGGACTTCCCCCAGGGCTTCCACACACTGGTGGGGGAGAAGGGGATACTGCTGTCAG GTGGTCAGAAGCAGAGAATTGCCATCGCCCGTGCACTACTGAAG AATCCCAAGATCCTCCTGTTGGATGAGGCCACGAG cGCTCTGGATGCAGAGAACGAGTTCCTGGTCCAGGAGGCCCTGGAGAGGCTGATGCAGGGGCGGACGGTGCTGATCATCGCCCACCGCCTCTCCACCATCCAGAACGCCGACGCGGTGGCGGTGCTGGACCAGCGGCGGGTGGTGGAGTGCGGCCGGCACGCCGAGCTGCTGGGGAACCGCCACGGACTGTTCCGGAAGCTCATGGAGAAGCAGGCCTTCCTGCAGGCCGACCGCAAGCAGGTCCTGTGCGAGTAG
- the urb2 gene encoding unhealthy ribosome biogenesis protein 2 homolog — MAAIYSGIHLKLKSPKTSWEDKLKLARFAWISPQCFLPNKEQVLFDWTSHALTGYYSKKVELPQQVLEGLWAYLDDILHSKHLQKAISQGKTPSLRTNIAQVVNDRILEFVLGSSPLSASTVLRCCHGILSSSVLSVTYSTRYELLVELVARLCGLACASPGQEPEAHLRPQVLELLHLALSSYLLVQRQQANPNRVFAQVTAHLLQPLLLLRHLLTAQVHLGREIRSRVDAVLQSALFLPDHLLSYREELLPKKEASASTRGPARKGVLTPVSSVLQRLCEPGLCDPLLHFAVRSNSVPLLYRFALDTFCRSGDNKDVCFHLLTRLITALDLTEDLAPKDSFDPANWSLALLSLENLLNLVLNGDVYNVAADRIQHGEAQFNFYRKVAHLLLYSAQSGLPAWYRCLKALLSLNHLVLEPDLDDLVSSAWVDHECVEVRARKAREALITAVLQTYTKLRQLPRLFQEVLLVMCRPAADELRPPLLTASLQRSLSQCLLESPPSQSLEVWRLLLENVQTYLLPDLEGKDDVALKLLSLSGLLHVVLFSVRTLDSSSPLPVLRQTQSLMGEMLVLITHLLRLLAGKDTAALWFQTVHQAALFLSYTWVEVDTVFEMHCIRYNSTLTEMGPSLLPGVGEEEWDQVLSLSQQCGHLSQFLQEQLTLQRMKKALLRTSISTDADIRDDLCRDAQFIVRTGEASFREVSEEVWDGQVSSVVDTTYPVAHWFLVTSNLGLLTPYLSEEHLSHIANILLDSLLHGATPDIPEKEAAHLSIANISKHLLGSPMLVELSSLYSVIVQCLSKRIVGILCRSEQGSQCQVLLSFGEEVQVIKGKEEGAAGSEGGGSHSEASSPWSKLEARAQAVLQFAKADSKVPLTGSQLESLAQILQVTSALCPDGMSPEDHSECFLLLFFMAVSVQPQGDVEPSAVIGLLTDVYRLMTSLQSGSNFGTILKVVHGSELLETCVSSVYSLSECLTRSVDSPARMAFIQAFQGFLQCLFRVIINRRKSVRLNLEKFTTFMVEGEVAVSMLSRLRGRGDLETESLVSLQLLLASLTELCQTMMANLGKSSKLDETLVQLSDRALCILGPVVRLCLSGQACERLGQSFSVDVVTVMVQVELSQISTCASDGDEQSKLGHLTHGELYRSFAQQVLKELCSAPRPIDFLCSSLRFLTAYYTAAMATAEPNLPDLYASVLQNLRMLLAAPWLSMSELQQLQTPVKELLAQLVSRSSQEQLILLMGTLKEGLNAALVRNGCSKDVLSAVTLTKLLASCPLSESCNKAFWFLAPQIISAIIFVVQECAKDLPLVGELAVPALEAVTVILRQGEGVLSNPHHVGLVFSALQLIPLELPSEEAYHSAFHAVHEALFAVIQCHPQVMLKATPSFLNCFYRLVASVMREGRQRPENDRGSEADAEVGMKCALLVERMYTHIASVAEGFTVLSSFIVAQYVSELQKVTLHPDIKSHLTEGIYKILDLCVEQDIKFLSSTLPLGVREVFSELYSSYTHYHKTQRQGEDKYTA; from the exons ATGGCTGCCATCTATTCAGGCATTCACCTGAAGCTGAAGAGTCCTAAAACATCATGGGAAGACAAGCTGAAGCTGGCACGCTTCGCCTGGATCTCCCCGCAGTGCTTCCTCCCAAACAAGGAACAG GTGTTGTTTGATTGGACAAGTCATGCCTTGACTGGTTACTACAGTAAAAAAGTGGAGCTCCCTCAGCAGGTGTTGGAGGGGCTGTGGGCATACCTGGATGACATTCTCCACAGCAAGCATCTGCAGAAGGCCATCAGTCAGGGAAAGACACCCAGTCTGCGCACGAACATAGCACAG GTGGTCAATGACAGGATCCTGGAGTTTGTGTTGGGGTCATCCCCTCTAAGTGCCTCCACCGTGCTGAGATGTTGCCATGGCATCCTGTCCTCGTCTGTGCTGTCCGTCACCTACAGCACCAGGTACGAGCTGCTGGTGGAGCTTGTTGCCAGACTTTGTGGTCTGGCCTGTGCCTCGCCTGGCCAAGAACCCGAAGCTCACCTACGCCCCCAGGTGTTGGAGCTCCTCCACTTGGCTCTCAGCAGCTACCTGCTGGTCCAACGTCAGCAGGCCAACCCCAACCGTGTGTTTGCACAGGTGACCGCCCACCTGCTGCAgcccctcctcctgctcagACACCTGCTGACTGCCCAGGTGCACCTGGGCAGGGAGATCCGGAGCAGAGTGGATGCAGTGCTGCAGTCGGCTCTTTTCCTGCCTGACCACCTGCTCTCCTATAGGGAGGAGCTGCTGCCAAAGAAGGAAGCGTCGGCCTCTACCCGCGGCCCTGCCCGCAAGGGTGTGCTGACCCCGGTGAGCAGCGTGCTGCAGAGGCTGTGTGAGCCAGGGCTTTGTGACCCATTGCTGCACTTTGCTGTGCGCTCCAACTCCGTCCCGCTGCTGTACAGATTTGCCCTGGACACTTTCTGCCGCTCCGGAGACAACAAGGATGTCTGCTTCCACCTGCTGACACGGCTCATCACTGCTTTGGACCTTACAGAGGACCTGGCCCCCAAGGACAGCTTTGACCCTGCAAACTGGAGCCTGGCGTTGCTTTCTCTGGAAAACCTGCTGAATTTGGTGCTGAATGGAGATGTGTACAACGTGGCGGCAGACAGAATCCAGCATGGCGAGGCACAGTTTAACTTCTACAGGAAGGTGGCTCACTTGTTGCTCTACAGTGCGCAGTCGGGTCTACCGGCCTGGTACCGCTGCCTGAAGGCCCTCCTGTCACTGAACCACCTGGTGCTGGAGCCCGACCTGGACGACCTTGTGTCCTCTGCCTGGGTGGACCATGAGTGCGTGGAAGTGCGGGCGAGGAAGGCCAGGGAGGCTCTGATCACTGCCGTGCTCCAGACCTACACCAAGCTGCGGCAGCTCCCCCGGCTCTTTCAGGAGGTCCTACTGGTGATGTGTCGCCCGGCAGCCGACGAGCTGAGGCCGCCCCTCCTGACCGCCTCCCTCCAACGGAGTCTGAGCCAGTGCCTGTTAGAGAGCCCCCCCAGCCAGAGCCTGGAAGTCTGGCGCCTCCTGCTAGAGAACGTGCAGACCTACTTGCTGCCGGACCTGGAGGGGAAGGACGATGTGGCCCTGAAGCTGCTCTCGCTGAGCGGACTCCTGCACGTGGTCCTCTTCAGCGTTCGGACCCTGGATAGCAGCTCGCCCCTCCCCGTCCTGAGGCAAACTCAGAGCCTCATGGGAGAAATGCTTGTGCTCATAACGCACCTGCTCCGCCTGCTCGCAGGCAAGGATACAGCGGCCCTGTGGTTCCAGACTGTCCACCAGGCGGCGCTCTTCCTCAGCTACACCTGGGTGGAGGTGGACACTGTGTTTGAGATGCACTGCATCAGGTACAATAGCACTCTAACAGAGATGGGCCCCAGCCTGCTGCCCGGTGTGGGTGAGGAGGAGTGGGACCAAGTTCTGTCCCTTTCCCAGCAATGTGGCCACCTCAGCCAGTTCCTCCAGGAGCAACTGACCCTCCAGAGAATGAAGAAGGCTCTCCTTAGGACCAGCATTTCCACAGATGCTGATATCCGGGATGATCTCTGTAGGGATGCTCAGTTTATCGTCAGGACAGGAGAGGCGTCCTTCCGTGAGGTGTCTGAAGAGGTCTGGGACGGACAGGTGAGCAGTGTGGTTGACACAACCTATCCGGTGGCCCACTGGTTCCTAGTGACCTCAAATCTGGGTCTTCTTACCCCATATCTCTCTGAGGAGCACTTGTCTCACATAGCCAACATTCTCCTGGACTCTCTACTGCATGGAGCCACTCCAGACATACCAGAGAAGGAAGCAGCTCACCTGTCCATCGCcaacatttcaaagcatttgCTCGGGAGCCCAATGCTTGTTGAGTTATCCTCACTGTACTCTGTTATAGTCCAGTGTCTCTCCAAAAGGATTGTAGGAATTCTATGCCGTTCTGAGCAGGGCTCCCAGTGTCAGGTGCTCTTAAGTTTTGGTGAAGAGGTGCAGGTCATAAaggggaaggaggagggggcggcTGGCTCTGAGGGAGGAGGTAGCCACTCGGAAGCATCGTCTCCCTGGAGCAAATTGGAGGCCAGAGCTCAGGCGGTCCTGCAGTTTGCAAAGGCTGACTCTAAAGTCCCTCTGACTGGGTCACAGCTGGAGAGCCTGGCTCAGATACTGCAGGTCACCAGTGCTCTTTGCCCAGATGGCATGAGCCCAGAGGACCACTCTGAGTGCTTCCTTCTCCTGTTCTTCATGGCTGTCAGTGTCCAGCCTCAGGGCGACGTGGAACCCTCGGCCGTTATCGGACTGCTAACTGACGTCTACCGTCTCATGACCTCGCTGCAGTCGGGAAGTAATTTTGGGACTATCCTAAAAGTTGTGCATGGAAGTGAACTCTTGGAAACGTGTGTGTCTTCCGTTTATTCCCTCAGTGAATGTCTCACTCGATCTGTGGATAGTCCAGCAAGGATGGCCTTCATCCAGGctttccagggcttcctccaGTGCCTATTTCGAGTGATCATTAACAGGAGGAAGAGCGTGCGTCTCAACTTGGAGAAATTCACAACCTTCATGGTCGAGGGTGAGGTGGCGGTCAGCATGCTGTCAAGGCTCCGGGGAAGGGGTGACCTTGAAACGGAGAGTCTGGTCTCCCTGCAGCTCCTGTTAGCCTCTCTGACTGAGCTGTGTCAGACTATGATGGCCAATTTGGGTAAGAGCAGCAAGCTGGATGAAACCCTTGTGCAGCTCTCGGACAGGGCCCTGTGCATCCTGGGACCTGTAGTCCGGCTGTGTCTGAGTGGCCAGGCCTGTGAGCGGCTGGGCCAGTCCTTCTCTGTGGATGTGGTGACGGTTATGGTGCAAGTGGAGCTGTCCCAGATCTCCACCTGCGCTTCTGATGGGGATGAACAGAGCAAACTGGGTCACCTAACCCATGGGGAGCTCTACAGGAGCTTCGCCCAGCAGGTTCTGAAAGAGCTTTGTTCTGCCCCTCGGCCCATAGACTTCCTGTGCTCCTCTCTCCGCTTCCTGACCGCCTACTACACcgctgccatggcaaccgcAGAGCCAAACCTACCGGACCTTTATGCCTCAGTACTGCAGAATCTGAGAATGCTGCTAGCAG CCCCCTGGCTGTCAATGTCTGAACTGCAACAGCTGCAGACTCCCGTGAAGGAGTTACTGGCCCAGCTGGTGAGCAGGAGCTCACAAGAGCAGCTGATCCTCCTCATGGGGACCCTGAAAGAGGGCTTGAACGCTGCACTGGTCAGGAACGGTTGTTCTAAG GACGTCCTGTCAGCTGTGACATTAACCAAGCTGCTTGCAAGCTGTCCTCTTTCTGAAAGCTGCAACAAGGCCTTCTGGTTTCTGGCACCTCAGATTATATCAGCTATTATT TTTGTGGTGCAGGAGTGTGCGAAGGACCTGCCGCTGGTTGGCGAGTTGGCGGTGCCTGCTCTGGAAGCCGTGACGGTGATTCTGCGGCAGGGGGAGGGCGTGCTGTCGAACCCGCACCACGTGGGCCTCGTGTTCAGCGCTCTGCAGCTCATCCCTCTCGAGCTCCCGTCAGAGGAGGcctaccactctgccttccacgCCGTACACGAGGCGCTGTTCGCCGTCATCCAGTGCCATCCCCAG GTGATGCTGAAAGCCACACCCTCGTTCTTAAACTGTTTCTACCGGCTGGTGGCGTCTGTCATGCGGGAGGGGCGACAGAGACCGGAGAATGACAGAG GTTCTGAAGCAGATGCTGAAGTGGGTATGAAGTGCGCTCTGCTGGTTgagcgcatgtacacacacattgctTCTGTTGCAGAGGGCTTCACAGTGCTGTCCTCCTTCATAGTGGCTCAGTATGTCAGCGAGCTGCAGAAA GTAACGCTACACCCGGACATCAAGAGTCACCTTACAGAGGGTATTTATAAGATCCTGGACCTCTGTGTGGAGCAGGACATCAAGTTCCTCTCCAGCACCCTGCCGCTTGGCGTCCGGGAGGTTTTCAGTGAACTGTACAGCAGCTACACGCACTACCACAAGACCCAGAGGCAAGGAGAGGATAAGTACACAGCCTAA